One region of Halohasta litchfieldiae genomic DNA includes:
- a CDS encoding glutamate-cysteine ligase family protein: protein MTAHQSTSVRRSIEVEYWVIDEAGRLVEPDGLIEASPGAEREFVEPMIEIKTTPCESTAELRRELCGRIRTVLQRAAELDKGLVPLSTPITHEAIQELPSERTRIQNEVIGEDFEYVRHCAGTHIHFEQQPGHAVDQLNTLIALDPALALVNSGRHFRGETLAMGARSELYRRLAYDGLAHQGELWPYVADCAEWTDRLEARYDEFLQTALAAGVDRTAVESCFDPESAVWTPVQLREEFGTVEWRSPDTAYPSEILRLSDQMATIIDGIGKTELRIGGENGSITDKEIVLPTFDAVSEYVDAAIEEGLASESVRSYLTRMGFDVEAYEPIAHEVQDGYITQHEARQLRVEYADRLRVDILQTQPLEAD, encoded by the coding sequence GTGACAGCACACCAATCAACATCGGTACGTCGGAGTATTGAGGTCGAATACTGGGTGATCGACGAGGCGGGTCGACTGGTCGAGCCTGACGGACTCATCGAGGCGTCGCCGGGAGCCGAACGCGAGTTCGTCGAACCCATGATCGAAATCAAGACCACCCCCTGTGAGTCGACAGCCGAACTCCGGAGGGAGCTGTGTGGGCGAATTCGGACGGTCCTCCAGCGCGCTGCTGAACTCGACAAGGGGCTGGTTCCGTTGTCGACACCGATCACCCACGAGGCAATTCAAGAACTGCCGAGCGAGCGAACGCGAATCCAGAACGAGGTCATTGGTGAGGATTTCGAGTACGTCCGCCACTGTGCGGGGACCCACATCCATTTCGAACAGCAGCCCGGCCATGCAGTCGACCAGCTCAACACGCTGATCGCGCTCGATCCGGCGCTAGCGTTGGTCAACTCCGGGCGGCATTTCCGGGGCGAAACGCTGGCCATGGGCGCGCGATCCGAACTCTACCGTCGACTGGCCTACGACGGACTCGCCCATCAGGGAGAGTTGTGGCCCTACGTCGCTGACTGTGCGGAATGGACCGACCGGCTTGAGGCTCGCTACGACGAGTTCTTGCAGACAGCCCTCGCCGCTGGCGTCGACCGGACGGCTGTCGAATCCTGTTTCGATCCCGAAAGCGCAGTCTGGACACCCGTCCAGCTCCGCGAGGAGTTTGGCACCGTCGAGTGGCGATCACCGGATACCGCATACCCAAGCGAGATTCTCAGGCTCTCCGATCAGATGGCAACGATTATTGATGGGATCGGCAAGACCGAGCTCCGAATCGGTGGCGAGAACGGCTCGATTACCGACAAGGAGATCGTGCTGCCGACGTTCGATGCCGTCTCAGAGTACGTCGACGCTGCCATCGAGGAGGGGCTTGCATCCGAGTCGGTGCGGTCCTACCTCACACGGATGGGATTCGATGTCGAGGCCTACGAACCAATCGCCCACGAAGTTCAGGACGGGTACATTACACAACACGAGGCCAGACAGCTCCGCGTTGAGTATGCTGATCGGCTCCGTGTCGATATCCTGCAGACACAGCCACTGGAGGCTGACTGA
- a CDS encoding PAS domain-containing sensor histidine kinase has product MHSTHQHSEGCFRHLFEELEDAVVKFELVDGEPIIVHPNSAFVDVFGYDSETVIGEPLNELIVPATRREEAAQFDQRTQDGESNAAIVKRMTDEGERKFVYRGIPYKDRYGFAIYSDITDELQRERHLEVLHRVLRHNLRNDLTVVLGMATDIIESTDEEHTRRAAQKIKQKASDLSQLSDEANTIEKVLGETVTVGPVELKPLVNDVIADCNARFESASITTEVPAGLCVSANDKLQIVVRSLLDNAIRHNDTSNPQATVTATELDSTVELEVVDNGPGIPKAEQRLITGDQEITPLNHGSGLGLWLVKWIVDAYGGHLDIETSKSDGSIVRIRLTQE; this is encoded by the coding sequence ATGCACTCAACACACCAGCACTCCGAAGGCTGTTTCAGACATCTGTTTGAGGAGCTCGAAGATGCCGTTGTGAAGTTTGAGCTTGTTGATGGCGAACCGATCATCGTCCATCCCAACAGTGCATTCGTCGACGTGTTCGGCTACGACTCCGAGACCGTAATCGGCGAACCACTCAACGAGCTAATCGTTCCAGCAACCAGACGTGAGGAGGCAGCCCAGTTCGACCAGCGAACCCAAGACGGCGAGTCGAACGCAGCCATCGTCAAGCGCATGACCGACGAGGGCGAACGGAAGTTCGTCTACCGAGGCATTCCATACAAGGATCGCTACGGGTTTGCGATCTACTCGGATATCACCGACGAGCTACAGCGGGAGCGCCATCTGGAGGTCCTCCATCGTGTCCTGCGACACAATCTGCGAAACGATCTCACGGTCGTTCTGGGGATGGCAACGGACATCATCGAATCCACCGACGAGGAACACACTCGGCGGGCCGCACAGAAAATCAAACAGAAGGCCTCGGATCTATCCCAACTCAGCGACGAGGCCAACACAATCGAGAAAGTACTCGGTGAGACGGTTACGGTGGGACCGGTCGAACTGAAACCGCTTGTCAATGACGTGATCGCGGACTGTAACGCACGGTTCGAGTCAGCATCGATCACCACAGAGGTTCCGGCAGGGCTGTGTGTCAGTGCCAACGACAAGCTACAGATCGTCGTTCGGAGCCTCCTCGATAACGCGATTCGTCACAACGATACCTCGAACCCACAGGCAACAGTTACGGCAACGGAACTCGATTCGACTGTCGAACTCGAAGTGGTCGACAACGGTCCGGGCATCCCGAAGGCCGAACAGCGGCTCATTACAGGCGACCAAGAGATCACCCCGCTCAACCATGGCAGCGGACTCGGCCTCTGGCTCGTGAAGTGGATCGTCGACGCCTACGGCGGGCACCTCGATATCGAGACGTCGAAAAGCGATGGTAGTATCGTCCGAATCAGACTGACCCAAGAGTGA
- a CDS encoding methyl-accepting chemotaxis protein translates to MNTEAGVDGEVAVINRRLQQAAAGDLTVRLETDREDEMLADLSGSVNEMLAELDGTLLGIQSFGVEVATETQQVSTGVEEIQQTSTEVGQSIEEIAAGAHRQTTKLSTAGDELTDLSATIEEIASSADEVATLSEEAASHATEGTDLAEASMATMGEIQSQADTTVDRIGHLESEMDEITDIVDLIDDIADQTNILALNASIEAARAGEAGDGFAVVANEVKSLAEETQDATTDIAQRVDGIQETTTDAASDIREMRTTIEEGLETIADGLEALETIADRVNEANDGVQSISDATDEQAESTQEMVGMIDEVISVSEQTSAEAETVSAAAEQQTAALTQIADSVSQLDDLVVDLSSQLDNFTVGEGEDHVALTNPDYEAAVSAIEDTNEELLELSDAVVTAYTSLASSSEYPDEINIAGRQRMLSQRIAKQTLVIARNERAGDISEEISEAKDDLTSDIEEFQHALDTLENGGNHRDVTLAPAPEAVREPLGEVRSVWKPLRRNAETVVRESKFTADVQASVETTAQF, encoded by the coding sequence ATGAATACGGAGGCAGGAGTCGACGGGGAAGTAGCAGTCATCAACAGACGCCTGCAACAGGCAGCCGCGGGTGATCTGACGGTTCGGCTCGAAACTGACAGAGAAGACGAGATGCTGGCCGATCTCTCGGGGTCGGTCAACGAGATGCTCGCCGAGTTGGACGGGACACTGTTGGGCATTCAGTCGTTCGGTGTCGAGGTTGCAACCGAGACCCAACAGGTGTCGACGGGTGTCGAGGAGATCCAACAGACCAGTACAGAGGTCGGCCAGTCCATCGAAGAGATCGCTGCGGGCGCACACAGACAGACGACGAAACTCTCGACGGCTGGCGACGAACTGACCGACCTCTCGGCAACGATAGAGGAGATTGCCTCCTCGGCCGACGAGGTCGCAACGCTCTCCGAGGAGGCTGCCAGCCACGCTACAGAAGGGACAGATCTCGCCGAGGCGTCGATGGCAACGATGGGTGAGATCCAGTCACAGGCCGACACCACCGTTGACCGGATCGGCCACTTGGAGTCCGAAATGGACGAAATCACCGATATTGTAGATCTGATCGACGATATCGCCGACCAGACCAATATCCTCGCGTTGAACGCCTCCATCGAGGCTGCCCGGGCCGGGGAGGCTGGCGACGGGTTTGCGGTGGTCGCCAACGAAGTCAAATCGCTGGCCGAGGAAACACAGGACGCGACCACGGATATTGCACAGCGCGTCGACGGGATTCAGGAGACGACGACGGACGCAGCGAGTGATATCCGTGAGATGCGGACGACCATCGAGGAGGGCCTGGAGACGATAGCGGATGGACTCGAAGCCTTGGAGACGATTGCCGACCGTGTCAACGAGGCTAACGACGGTGTCCAGTCGATCAGCGATGCGACCGACGAGCAGGCCGAGTCGACACAGGAGATGGTCGGGATGATCGACGAGGTGATCAGCGTGAGCGAACAGACCAGCGCGGAGGCCGAAACAGTGTCGGCGGCCGCCGAACAGCAGACCGCCGCACTTACCCAGATTGCCGACAGCGTCTCCCAACTCGATGATCTCGTCGTCGACCTCAGCAGCCAACTCGACAACTTCACTGTCGGTGAGGGTGAGGATCACGTCGCGCTGACCAACCCCGACTACGAGGCGGCAGTGAGCGCTATCGAAGACACCAACGAGGAACTGTTGGAACTGAGCGACGCGGTCGTGACCGCCTACACCTCGCTGGCGAGCAGTAGCGAGTACCCCGACGAGATCAATATCGCCGGTCGACAGCGCATGTTGAGCCAACGAATTGCCAAACAGACGCTGGTTATCGCTCGCAACGAGCGCGCTGGAGATATCAGCGAGGAGATCAGCGAGGCAAAAGACGACCTCACGTCCGACATCGAGGAGTTTCAACATGCACTCGATACACTCGAGAACGGGGGCAACCACCGAGATGTGACACTCGCCCCGGCCCCCGAGGCAGTTCGTGAGCCACTCGGCGAGGTGCGGTCGGTCTGGAAACCACTCCGTCGGAACGCCGAGACAGTTGTGCGTGAATCCAAGTTCACCGCCGATGTTCAGGCGTCGGTTGAAACAACCGCACAGTTCTAA